Proteins from a single region of Hordeum vulgare subsp. vulgare chromosome 6H, MorexV3_pseudomolecules_assembly, whole genome shotgun sequence:
- the LOC123406364 gene encoding AT-hook motif nuclear-localized protein 9-like — protein MDGRESTATSGPNYSPFYVQHRGMGPPGGVTGSGLHGPPAAGYRQQQQLDAVSGGYTFHQPPFGAPAHIGQQGYHQNHVEASQQHMAQQQGAGAGAGAGGSQHMTQHSVSSGGGLQHMAQQHSAGGGGSQHMAQQHSAGGGGSQHMAQQHSAGGGGSQHMAQHGGGGGSQHMMQHNAGGGADGGMDIGMGVVAVSGDAKGDQGGDAGQDEQVKKKRGRPRKYKPDGSVTLGLSPSPSTPHSSSPGMGTMVTTPGSGFGQGTGSGGSGSGALTEKRGRGRPPGSGKMQQLASLGKWFLGSVGTGFTPHVIIISAGEDVAARIMSFSQQGPRAICIISATGAVSTATLHQDSDSGVVTYEGRFEILCLSGSYLVLEEGGTRTRSGGLCIALCGPDHRVIGGTVSGVLTAAGTVQVIVGSFMYGGGTKKNKGKADQDVENEEQNGGEDTPALALPEHPHNMPPHPMSGWPPGLMNQMDPRSSPMYGGGSNKNKTKAEQDMEDEERNSGGGGGGEEPLAMAHPEHNMNMPPPQMSGWQPGLMRQMDPRSSSIDINSIRE, from the exons ATGGATGGGAGGGAGTCGACCGCGACGTCGGGGCCCAACTACTCGCCCTTCTATGTGCAGCACCGGGGCATGGGCCCGCCGGGGGGAGTCACCGGCAGCGGCCTCCACGGCCCGCCCGCCGCCGGGtaccggcagcagcagcagcttgaTGCCGTCTCGGGCGGGTACACGTTCCACCAGCCGCCCTTTGGGGCCCCCGCCCACATTGGGCAGCAGGGGTACCACCAGAACCATGTCGAGGCCTCGCAGCAGCATATGGCGCAGCAGCAGGGCGCTggtgccggtgccggtgccggCGGCTCGCAGCATATGACGCAGCACAGCGTCAGCAGCGGTGGCGGGTTGCAGCATATGGCGCAGCAGCACAGCGCCGGCGGTGGTGGCTCGCAGCATATGGCGCAGCAGCACAgcgccggtggtggtggctcGCAGCATATGGCACAGCAGCACAGCGCCGGCGGTGGTGGCTCGCAGCATATGGCGCAGcacggcggtggcggtggctcacagcatatgatgcagCACAATGCTGGTGGCGGTGCCGACGGTGGCATGGACATTGGCATGGGTGTTGTGGCCGTGAGCGGTGACGCTAAAGGGGATCAGGGAGGCGATGCTGGCCAGGATGAGCAAGTGAAGAAAAAGCGCGGGAGGCCAAGGAAGTATAAGCCCGACGGGTCGGTGACGCTGGGGCTCTCGCCATCTCCGTCGACGCCTCATTCGTCGAGCCCGGGAATGGGCACAATGGTTACCACACCTGGCTCAGGATTTGGGCAGGGGACTGGGTCAGGGGGCTCTGGTTCAGGCGCACTGACGGAGAAACGTGGCAGAGGGCGGCCACCCGGGTCCGGGAAGATGCAGCAGCTGGCTTCGCTTG GAAAATGGTTTCTTGGCTCTGTTGGAACAGGTTTTACTCCTCACGTGATTATTATTTCAGCTGGAGAG GATGTTGCTGCCAGAATAATGTCCTTCTCACAACAAGGCCCAAGAGCTATTTGCATCATCTCAGCAACAGGGGCTGTCTCCACGGCAACCCTTCATCAGGATTCAGACTCCGGTGTGGTGACATATGAG GGTCGATTTGAAATCCTGTGTCTTTCTGGATCATATTTGGTGCTAGAAGAAGGCGGCACCCGCACTAGAAGTGGAGGCCTTTGCATAGCTTTGTGTGGCCCTGACCACAGGGTTATTGGTGGGACCGTTAGTGGAGTCCTGACAGCAGCTGGAACTGTTCAG GTGATAGTGGGTAGCTTTATGTATGGCGGCGGGACAAAGAAGAACAAAGGCAAAGCAGATCAAGATGTCGAGAACGAAGAGCAGAACGGCGGCGAAGACACCCCCGCGCTGGCGCTGCCGGAGCACCCGCACAACATGCCGCCCCACCCGATGAGCGGATGGCCACCCGGCCTGATGAACCAGATGGACCCGAGATCGTCTCCCATGTACGGCGGCGGGTCAAACAAAAACAAGACCAAAGCGGAGCAAGACATGGAGGACGAGGAGCGCAacagcggtggtggcggcggtggtgaagAGCCCCTCGCGATGGCGCATCCCGAGCACAACATGAACATGCCGCCGCCCCAGATGAGCGGGTGGCAGCCTGGCCTGATGCGGCAGATGGACCCGCGGTCCTCCAGCATCGACATCAACTCGATTCGCGAGTAG